Proteins from a single region of Desulfovibrio sp. X2:
- the trpS gene encoding tryptophan--tRNA ligase has protein sequence MQPNNRIVSGMRPTGPLHLGHYFGVLLNWVQMQEEFDCLYFVADWHALTTNYAEARDVKAFVPELVADWLAAGLSPERCVLFQQSQVKEHAELHLLLSMITPNGWLERNPTYKEVREESSKDLSTYGFLGYPVLMCTDIIMYKPKLVPVGQDQLPHLELTREIVRRFNYLYGDFFPEPEARLTTSPKLPGLDGRKMSKSYGNSIYLKDPMSEVRPKIMSMLTDTKRMRLKDPGEPKDCNLFPYLELLAPTGILPEIEEGCRAATRGCGDCKKLLAEKMADFLEPIQARRKEYETRPDTLKDIINEGSAKARALAEETMADLRRLMNFDF, from the coding sequence ATGCAACCGAACAACCGCATCGTCTCCGGCATGCGGCCCACCGGGCCGCTGCACCTCGGCCACTACTTCGGCGTCCTGCTCAACTGGGTCCAGATGCAGGAGGAGTTCGACTGCCTCTACTTCGTGGCCGACTGGCACGCCCTGACCACCAACTACGCCGAGGCGCGCGACGTGAAGGCCTTCGTGCCCGAACTCGTGGCCGACTGGCTCGCCGCGGGCCTCTCCCCCGAGCGCTGCGTCCTCTTCCAGCAGTCCCAGGTCAAGGAGCACGCCGAGCTGCACCTGCTGCTCTCCATGATCACGCCCAACGGCTGGCTCGAGCGCAACCCCACCTACAAGGAAGTGCGCGAGGAGTCGTCCAAGGACCTCTCCACCTACGGCTTCCTCGGCTACCCCGTGCTCATGTGCACGGACATCATCATGTACAAGCCGAAGCTGGTGCCCGTGGGCCAGGACCAGCTGCCCCACCTCGAGCTCACGCGCGAGATCGTGCGCCGCTTCAACTACCTCTACGGCGACTTCTTCCCCGAGCCGGAGGCCAGGCTGACCACCTCGCCCAAGCTGCCCGGCCTGGACGGACGCAAGATGTCCAAGAGCTACGGCAACTCCATCTACCTGAAGGACCCCATGTCCGAGGTCCGGCCCAAGATCATGAGCATGCTCACCGACACCAAGCGCATGCGCCTGAAGGATCCCGGCGAGCCCAAGGACTGCAACCTCTTTCCCTACCTGGAGCTGCTCGCGCCCACCGGCATCCTGCCCGAGATCGAAGAAGGCTGCCGCGCCGCCACCCGCGGCTGCGGCGACTGCAAGAAGCTCCTGGCCGAGAAGATGGCCGACTTCCTGGAGCCCATCCAGGCCCGGCGCAAGGAATACGAGACCCGGCCGGACACGCTGAAGGACATCATCAACGAAGGCTCGGCCAAGGCCCGCGCCCTGGCCGAAGAGACCATGGCCGACCTGCGCAGGCTGATGAACTTCGACTTCTAG
- a CDS encoding site-2 protease family protein — MPSFDIFAYIQKLVLLLPGFLLAITCHEAAHGYVAYKLGDPTPKMAGRLTLNPFKHLDVVGTLVLVLTRMIGWAKPVPVDPRFFKNPQRGMMLVGLAGPAANFVLAVVFTICLKGCAHVLLTQPSPLEVRLFLPLALICKEGVLISLVLGFFNLLPIPPLDGSNILAGFMPPRTAMRYMSFGRYGFIIIILLAVTGVLGQILQPAVMYAAQLLL, encoded by the coding sequence ATGCCATCCTTCGACATCTTCGCCTACATCCAGAAACTCGTCCTTCTCCTGCCGGGCTTTCTCCTGGCCATCACCTGCCACGAGGCGGCCCACGGCTACGTGGCCTACAAGCTCGGGGACCCCACGCCCAAGATGGCGGGCAGGCTGACGCTGAACCCGTTCAAGCACCTGGACGTGGTCGGCACACTGGTCCTCGTGCTGACCAGGATGATCGGCTGGGCCAAGCCCGTGCCCGTGGACCCGCGCTTCTTCAAGAACCCCCAGCGCGGCATGATGCTCGTGGGCCTGGCCGGTCCGGCGGCCAACTTCGTCCTCGCCGTGGTCTTCACCATCTGCCTCAAGGGCTGCGCGCACGTCCTGCTCACCCAGCCCTCGCCGCTCGAGGTGCGCCTCTTCCTCCCCCTGGCCCTCATCTGCAAGGAAGGCGTGCTCATCAGCCTCGTGCTCGGCTTCTTCAACCTCCTGCCCATCCCGCCGCTCGACGGCTCCAACATTCTGGCCGGATTCATGCCCCCGCGCACCGCCATGCGCTACATGTCCTTCGGCCGCTACGGCTTCATCATCATCATTCTGCTCGCCGTGACCGGCGTGCTCGGGCAGATTCTCCAGCCCGCGGTCATGTACGCTGCGCAACTGCTTCTCTGA
- a CDS encoding response regulator → MAAPEKKVLVVDDEKHIRMLYREELESEGMTVVTSNGEEDIVELIERERPRVVILDIKLGANRSGLDLLQEIRSKDQDLPVILSTAYDSFQHDLKSIAADYYVVKSVDLSELKSKVDLAMKKALAQG, encoded by the coding sequence ATGGCTGCTCCGGAGAAAAAGGTCCTGGTCGTAGACGACGAAAAGCACATCCGCATGCTCTATCGAGAGGAGCTGGAGTCCGAAGGCATGACCGTCGTGACCTCCAACGGCGAAGAGGACATCGTCGAGCTCATCGAACGGGAGCGGCCCCGGGTGGTCATCCTGGACATCAAGCTCGGGGCCAATCGCTCCGGGCTCGACCTGCTGCAGGAGATCCGCAGCAAGGACCAGGACCTGCCCGTGATCCTCTCCACCGCCTACGACTCGTTCCAGCACGATCTCAAGTCCATCGCCGCCGACTACTACGTGGTCAAATCCGTGGACCTCTCGGAGCTCAAGTCCAAGGTCGACCTGGCCATGAAGAAGGCCCTGGCCCAGGGCTGA